One Candidatus Chlorobium masyuteum DNA window includes the following coding sequences:
- a CDS encoding SLC13 family permease, whose product MYYHAVKKRKPMELLQNTVILLTGFLLSEMLVSTGTHQRVIDYLLGRSGNNLNALLTAVLLLSYTLSIFISHTIVVISMIPVINRIVTIAQDEEERKSAASLLYLAVTYGTNTGGMASLTGSPQNLLAIALAELYKIENRTLITFVSWLGVGLPATLIQLFLGRSIILFTAKSFCTPSLFSSGRKVPCALPHKPLRLLTSNLILVSTLSGLQFFFKPEPVFLSLNLIDLCFVTYGALFLLVAFILPKKNGQTGVMLMNLIFFLLHLTGSPLIFFSRLFRELESRIGLSLKNIYRTLDLIFTFLFNSVWNRCFQEPITNLELPNTRAKLSINLILKDLPYVGITLVALTGAALYLLVTVWNVQTATTLENYHLTTIKSALLYAVEMFGNRYIRLISVVLLIIFASELLSNSALILLLAPLSTDLGAQTALPPIMMLLTITIAASSASMTPLASMANTIAFGSIKKVSLGIILLPGFIMNILAAIVVAAVFSLLSALIL is encoded by the coding sequence ATGTACTATCATGCGGTGAAAAAGAGGAAGCCAATGGAGCTGCTGCAAAATACGGTCATCCTGCTGACCGGCTTTCTTCTTTCGGAGATGCTTGTATCGACAGGGACGCATCAAAGAGTTATCGATTATCTTCTCGGGCGCTCCGGCAATAACCTGAACGCTCTTTTAACGGCAGTTCTTCTGCTCTCCTATACCCTCTCCATCTTTATCTCCCATACGATTGTAGTCATCTCAATGATCCCTGTCATAAACCGTATTGTGACGATTGCTCAGGATGAGGAGGAAAGAAAATCAGCCGCCTCACTGCTTTACCTTGCTGTCACCTACGGCACCAATACCGGTGGAATGGCCTCCCTGACCGGAAGCCCGCAAAATCTTTTAGCCATAGCTCTTGCCGAACTCTACAAGATTGAAAACCGGACACTGATCACGTTCGTCTCCTGGCTTGGAGTCGGCCTGCCTGCAACGCTCATTCAGCTTTTCCTTGGACGGTCAATTATTCTTTTTACAGCAAAATCATTCTGCACTCCATCGTTGTTCTCTTCAGGCCGCAAAGTACCGTGCGCCTTACCACACAAACCTCTTCGGCTTCTCACAAGCAACCTCATACTTGTCAGTACATTGAGCGGCCTGCAATTTTTTTTCAAACCGGAGCCGGTATTTTTATCATTAAACCTCATCGATCTCTGCTTTGTGACCTACGGAGCACTGTTTCTTCTTGTAGCATTCATCCTGCCCAAAAAGAACGGGCAAACCGGAGTCATGCTTATGAACCTGATCTTTTTTTTACTTCACCTGACTGGATCTCCCCTGATCTTTTTCAGCCGTCTCTTCAGAGAGCTGGAATCACGTATCGGTCTCTCTCTGAAAAATATCTACCGTACCCTCGACCTGATATTCACTTTTCTTTTTAACAGCGTATGGAACCGCTGCTTTCAGGAACCGATTACCAATCTTGAACTTCCGAACACCCGCGCAAAACTGTCAATCAATCTCATCCTGAAAGATCTCCCTTACGTCGGCATCACCCTCGTTGCTCTGACGGGTGCAGCACTCTATCTGCTCGTCACGGTATGGAATGTCCAGACTGCAACGACGCTTGAGAACTATCACCTGACAACGATCAAATCGGCCCTACTCTATGCAGTTGAAATGTTCGGCAACCGTTATATCCGGTTGATTTCAGTGGTCTTACTCATCATTTTCGCATCCGAACTGTTAAGTAATTCCGCTCTGATACTTTTGCTTGCGCCCCTCTCAACAGATCTTGGCGCACAAACCGCACTGCCACCGATAATGATGCTGCTCACTATCACCATTGCAGCTTCAAGCGCAAGCATGACACCGCTTGCCTCCATGGCTAACACCATTGCATTCGGCAGCATCAAAAAGGTGTCACTCGGAATTATTCTCTTACCCGGCTTTATTATGAATATCCTGGCAGCAATAGTGGTGGCAGCTGTTTTTTCCCTTCTCTCAGCTCTGATCTTGTAG
- a CDS encoding metallophosphoesterase: protein MHHYKKHSHLERLLDRAKPVTLDDASRVLILSDLHMGNGGRHDEFRHNAGLVKTILGQYYLPQKYSLVLNGDIEELFKFSLESIERKWAEVYELFIEFKEHGFFWKTYGNHDVALLDRKDYRLASSLVESLKFHYGDETILLFHGHQAALFLWQQYSMLSRAVIFFLRYIAKPTGIKNYSVAYSSRRRFVIEKSIYEFSNQAKIVSIIGHTHRPLFESLSKADYLNYRIEDLCRSYSSVGGEQRPAIKRKIVELKTELAECYKKGKAMGLRSGLYNTITIPTVFNSGCTIGKRCITALEIEGGLIRLVCWYNGRQNRDFESERSNLPVPLDATGYSRVVLNEDSLDYVFSRLHLLT from the coding sequence ATGCATCATTATAAAAAGCATTCCCATCTTGAACGCTTGCTTGACAGAGCAAAACCGGTTACTCTTGATGATGCTTCGAGGGTTCTTATTCTCAGCGATCTGCATATGGGCAATGGTGGCAGGCATGATGAGTTTCGTCACAACGCCGGGTTGGTCAAAACAATTCTCGGGCAATATTATTTGCCTCAAAAATACAGTCTGGTGCTCAATGGAGATATAGAGGAGCTTTTCAAGTTTTCGCTTGAAAGCATCGAAAGAAAGTGGGCTGAGGTGTATGAGCTTTTTATTGAGTTCAAAGAGCATGGCTTTTTTTGGAAAACATACGGAAATCATGATGTGGCACTTCTTGACAGGAAAGATTACAGACTTGCATCATCGCTTGTTGAATCACTGAAATTTCATTACGGCGATGAAACCATTCTGCTTTTTCATGGTCACCAGGCGGCGTTGTTTCTCTGGCAGCAGTATTCAATGCTTAGTCGTGCTGTTATCTTTTTTTTGCGCTATATAGCCAAGCCAACCGGGATTAAAAATTATTCAGTTGCCTACAGCAGCCGCCGAAGATTTGTAATAGAAAAATCAATCTATGAGTTTTCAAATCAAGCCAAAATTGTATCCATTATCGGTCATACCCACCGGCCCTTGTTTGAATCACTCTCAAAAGCTGATTACCTGAACTACAGGATTGAGGATCTCTGCCGTTCCTATTCTTCAGTTGGCGGTGAACAGCGTCCAGCAATCAAGAGGAAAATAGTTGAGTTGAAAACTGAGCTTGCTGAGTGTTACAAAAAGGGTAAAGCTATGGGTCTGCGGAGCGGACTTTACAATACCATCACCATTCCCACTGTTTTTAACTCCGGATGTACCATAGGTAAACGCTGTATCACAGCTCTCGAAATCGAAGGCGGGTTGATCAGACTGGTTTGCTGGTATAATGGCCGACAGAATCGGGATTTTGAAAGCGAAAGGAGTAACCTGCCGGTTCCGCTTGATGCAACAGGTTATTCCAGAGTGGTGTTGAATGAGGACTCTCTCGATTATGTGTTTTCACGCCTTCATCTGCTGACCTGA